DNA sequence from the Candidatus Buchananbacteria bacterium genome:
CGTTATCGTTACCGGCCAGATTGATACATGGGTATCGCTGGCCGTTTTTATTTGACTTTCGCTTTATTTTTAGCCTAAGATAATCCCATGGACCTTAACCGTGGAGGAGGCCACCATGATGCCAGAAGAAAGTTACCGTCTGGTGCGTCTAGTTTGTGTGATGAACACAAACCAAGGCCCGGCCTTAATGCTTTCTGACGAGCAGTCGGACCAGTCTTTTTTGATCATGATTTTGGTGCAAGACGCGGACATGATCAGCCAGATATTATCTTTGCGTGAGCAAGGCGTCACGTTGCCGGTGCCAACAACCTATGAACTCTTTGAGTTAATGCTTGAAAAATTTGACGCGCGGGTTTCTTCCGTGCGCATTACGGGCATTACTCCGGAGGGCAGGTTTTGCGCCGAGCTGGACATGTATCGTGGTGACGATTACTATCCGACAACAGCGCGCGTGTCTGACGCAATTGGCTTGGCCGTAGCGTTTGATGTGCCCATTCTGGCGGCGGAAGAAGTATTCGATCGAGTGAACATTATTAGGTTTGAAGTGATTGATCACGCCGAACCTGACG
Encoded proteins:
- a CDS encoding bifunctional nuclease family protein; the encoded protein is MMPEESYRLVRLVCVMNTNQGPALMLSDEQSDQSFLIMILVQDADMISQILSLREQGVTLPVPTTYELFELMLEKFDARVSSVRITGITPEGRFCAELDMYRGDDYYPTTARVSDAIGLAVAFDVPILAAEEVFDRVNIIRFEVIDHAEPDDGIAGLPDGGLSPASLDGSSVLQTLDDANRDGHLN